A DNA window from Comamonas sp. 26 contains the following coding sequences:
- a CDS encoding H-NS family nucleoid-associated regulatory protein, whose protein sequence is MSTYKELLKQREDLEQQINEARTRELADAVGKVRSLIAEYGLTAEDVFPPARARASANAGAKVAPKYRDPVTGQTWTGRGKPPKWIADQDREQFVI, encoded by the coding sequence ATGAGCACTTACAAGGAACTCCTGAAGCAGAGAGAAGACCTGGAGCAGCAAATCAACGAAGCCCGTACGCGAGAACTCGCTGACGCGGTGGGCAAGGTTCGTAGCCTGATTGCTGAATACGGTTTGACTGCTGAGGATGTCTTTCCTCCTGCTCGTGCGCGTGCTTCCGCTAATGCGGGTGCCAAGGTCGCTCCCAAGTACCGTGATCCAGTCACGGGTCAGACTTGGACTGGCCGCGGCAAGCCGCCAAAGTGGATTGCAGACCAGGATCGCGAACAGTTCGTTATCTAA
- a CDS encoding FAD-dependent monooxygenase — protein MNKQVLIAGGGIGGLAAAIAAARADWDVRLFERATEFSEVGAGIQLGPNVVRRLQAWGLQRPLQQVVASPSALRACSAVTGKELGRLPLGRDMVQRYGASYATIHRADLHEILLQAAQNLPEVHLNLNQTVNSYTEQDGVVTIRTSANKLIEGDALIGADGVRSAVRAQMLGDGPPRVTGHLAYRAMVHQAQLPKRLRTSEVTAWLGPHLHAIQYPVRRGELQNLVVIVQGPPPADLDHWDHSANLPDLMQHLKGTCSYLQDLVQHVPDLGGEWRLWPVADRVPVASEAQMAQGMVALLGDAAHPMRPYLAQGAGMAIEDAAELQSALSMHDLDVSLRLRRYALNRWQRNARVQERSLRNGRIFHATGLVRWGRDLSLRALGGRIMDVPWLYEGAL, from the coding sequence ATGAATAAGCAGGTGTTGATTGCGGGGGGCGGTATCGGTGGTCTGGCGGCGGCTATTGCGGCGGCACGGGCAGACTGGGATGTGCGCCTTTTTGAGCGAGCCACAGAATTCTCTGAAGTCGGGGCCGGTATTCAGCTCGGCCCGAATGTGGTGCGCAGGCTTCAGGCCTGGGGCTTGCAGCGGCCTTTGCAGCAGGTGGTGGCTTCGCCTTCCGCCCTGCGTGCCTGTAGCGCTGTAACGGGAAAAGAGTTAGGCCGTTTGCCGCTGGGTCGCGATATGGTGCAACGTTATGGCGCAAGCTACGCCACCATTCACCGTGCCGATCTGCACGAGATCTTGCTACAGGCTGCGCAAAACTTGCCAGAGGTACACCTCAACCTCAATCAGACGGTTAATAGCTACACCGAGCAAGATGGCGTGGTCACCATTCGCACCAGTGCGAACAAGCTGATTGAAGGTGATGCACTGATTGGCGCAGATGGTGTGCGCAGCGCTGTGCGTGCCCAGATGCTGGGCGATGGTCCGCCGCGCGTAACCGGGCATCTGGCGTATCGCGCCATGGTGCATCAGGCTCAGTTGCCCAAGCGTCTGCGTACCAGCGAGGTGACGGCTTGGCTGGGTCCGCATCTGCATGCTATTCAATACCCGGTGCGCCGGGGGGAGCTACAGAATCTGGTGGTGATTGTGCAAGGCCCGCCGCCTGCCGATCTGGATCATTGGGATCATTCCGCTAACCTGCCCGACTTGATGCAGCATCTGAAGGGCACTTGCAGCTATCTGCAGGACCTGGTGCAGCATGTGCCGGACTTGGGGGGCGAATGGCGTCTGTGGCCAGTGGCTGACCGGGTGCCTGTGGCCTCTGAGGCGCAGATGGCACAAGGCATGGTGGCTTTGCTGGGTGATGCGGCCCACCCCATGCGGCCTTATCTGGCCCAAGGGGCGGGTATGGCGATTGAAGATGCGGCAGAGCTGCAGAGCGCGCTGTCCATGCATGACCTGGACGTCAGCCTGCGGCTGCGCCGCTATGCCTTGAACCGCTGGCAGCGCAATGCGCGGGTGCAGGAAAGGTCGCTGCGCAATGGACGCATCTTCCACGCTACAGGCTTGGTACGCTGGGGCCGGGATTTGTCGCTGCGCGCGCTGGGCGGGCGCATCATGGATGTGCCCTGGCTTTATGAGGGAGCGTTGTAG
- a CDS encoding MFS transporter produces the protein MLVCLLTGFALSQAFRTVTSIIADGLRSDFGLSAQSLGSFAGLFALSFGVAQLIMGIGMDIYGLRRTVLMTFPLSIAGAVLSAMAPSYSWLMLGQLLIGIGCSPAFLASTMFIARHFPADKFAYMSGIGLGLGGLGLLFTGTPMAWLVQHMGWRAGFALLAVLSVLSWLLIFFKVHEPKIASDSQPKPGFIEALQGFGSLLLLPHTWGIVLLGMVSYASFLTVRGLWLSPMLMDRYQFSLVTTGNVALASSIISLFVPSMFGRLDPGPALRRQRIARFALLMAATFVGLALVHHPVWSVVLLLVMSTLSGYGTLIYADVRSSYPPATTGRALSIFTMAMFLGAALMQWLSGVVAGVAERQGSDIYQAVMLMVASMLGMGVLAYRVIKPSPLLQKVMH, from the coding sequence ATGCTGGTCTGCCTGCTCACCGGCTTTGCACTCAGTCAGGCGTTTCGCACAGTCACCTCTATCATTGCCGATGGTCTGCGCAGCGACTTTGGGCTGTCTGCCCAGTCTCTGGGCTCGTTTGCCGGGCTGTTTGCGCTGTCCTTCGGTGTGGCCCAACTGATCATGGGCATTGGCATGGATATCTACGGCTTGCGCCGCACCGTGCTGATGACTTTTCCGCTGTCAATTGCCGGTGCTGTGCTGTCGGCCATGGCACCCAGCTATTCCTGGCTGATGCTGGGTCAGCTGCTGATTGGCATTGGCTGCTCGCCCGCCTTTCTGGCCAGCACCATGTTTATTGCACGCCACTTCCCGGCAGATAAATTTGCCTATATGTCCGGCATTGGTCTGGGTCTGGGCGGGCTGGGGCTGCTGTTTACCGGAACCCCCATGGCATGGCTGGTGCAGCACATGGGCTGGCGCGCAGGGTTTGCGCTGCTGGCGGTGCTGAGCGTGCTGTCCTGGCTGCTGATTTTCTTCAAGGTGCATGAGCCCAAGATAGCCAGCGATTCCCAGCCCAAGCCCGGCTTTATCGAAGCGCTGCAAGGCTTTGGCAGCCTGCTGCTGCTGCCCCACACCTGGGGCATTGTGCTTCTGGGCATGGTCAGCTATGCATCGTTTCTGACGGTACGCGGCCTATGGCTCAGCCCCATGCTGATGGATCGATACCAGTTCTCGCTGGTCACCACCGGCAATGTGGCGCTGGCGTCTTCCATCATTTCGCTGTTCGTGCCATCCATGTTCGGCCGCCTTGACCCCGGTCCCGCCTTGCGCCGCCAGCGCATTGCACGCTTTGCGCTCCTCATGGCGGCCACTTTTGTGGGTCTGGCTCTGGTTCACCACCCTGTGTGGAGCGTGGTTCTGCTGCTGGTCATGAGCACGCTCTCGGGCTACGGCACGCTGATCTATGCCGATGTGCGCTCGTCCTACCCGCCCGCCACAACAGGTCGCGCTCTGTCCATCTTCACCATGGCCATGTTTCTGGGGGCGGCGCTCATGCAGTGGCTGTCAGGCGTTGTTGCAGGCGTTGCGGAGCGTCAGGGCTCGGACATTTATCAGGCCGTGATGCTGATGGTGGCCTCCATGCTGGGCATGGGTGTACTGGCCTACAGGGTCATCAAACCCTCGCCGCTGCTGCAGAAGGTCATGCATTAA
- the kynA gene encoding tryptophan 2,3-dioxygenase: protein MTTESSGCPMHGGESIVRDEKAQLDFSRDMSYGDYLHLDQILTAQHPLSPAHDEMLFIIQHQTSELWMKLMLHEVRAATAAIANASGDTRPDAFKMLARVSRIMEQLVSAWTVLSTMTPPEYTAMRPYLANSSGFQSYQYRSIEFSLGNKNAAMLKPHEHRSDLLAQVQAAYESPSLYDVSLQLLAREGIEVPANKLQRDWTQPYEACEGVKQAWITVYRDPHKHWDLYQLGEKLADIEDAFRLWRFRHLTTVERVIGFKRGTGGTGGVSYLKKMLDVVLFPEIWSLRTEL, encoded by the coding sequence ATGACCACCGAATCCTCTGGCTGCCCCATGCATGGCGGCGAATCCATCGTCCGCGACGAGAAGGCCCAGCTCGACTTCAGCCGCGACATGAGCTATGGCGACTATTTGCATCTGGACCAGATTCTGACGGCCCAGCACCCGCTGTCGCCCGCACATGACGAAATGCTGTTCATCATCCAGCACCAGACCAGCGAGCTGTGGATGAAGCTGATGCTGCACGAGGTGCGCGCGGCCACGGCGGCGATTGCCAATGCCTCGGGCGATACCCGCCCCGATGCTTTCAAGATGCTGGCCCGGGTGAGCCGCATCATGGAGCAGCTGGTCAGTGCCTGGACCGTGCTTTCGACCATGACGCCGCCCGAGTACACGGCCATGCGCCCCTATCTTGCCAACTCCAGCGGATTTCAAAGCTACCAGTACCGCAGCATCGAGTTTTCGCTGGGTAACAAGAATGCCGCCATGCTCAAACCCCACGAGCATCGCAGCGATCTGCTGGCCCAGGTGCAGGCCGCATACGAGTCGCCTTCTTTGTATGACGTGTCCCTGCAACTGCTGGCCCGCGAAGGCATTGAGGTTCCCGCCAACAAGCTGCAGCGCGACTGGACGCAGCCGTATGAGGCTTGCGAAGGCGTGAAGCAGGCCTGGATTACCGTGTACCGCGACCCGCACAAGCACTGGGATCTGTACCAGCTGGGCGAGAAGCTGGCCGATATTGAGGATGCCTTCCGCCTGTGGCGCTTCCGCCACCTGACCACGGTGGAGCGCGTAATCGGCTTCAAGCGCGGCACCGGCGGCACCGGCGGCGTGAGTTATCTGAAGAAGATGCTGGATGTGGTGCTATTCCCCGAAATCTGGAGCCTGCGCACCGAGCTGTAA
- a CDS encoding methylated-DNA--[protein]-cysteine S-methyltransferase, with the protein MPSPSPSHSAADLQIDERITQCCRWLEAEEPMPALEELAQRLGLSPWQLHRSFQRATGLTPKAYAKANRGKHLRAAMTPESSQSVTDAAYLSGYEASSSFYKDAPAMLGMAPKTYRQRGQHQTIRFALAECSLGSLLVASTAQGVCCVLLGDDPQMLIEDLQQRFAAAELIGADDQYEQTVAQVVSLIEQPRLGLALPLDIQGTAFQQRVWQALQRIPAGQTLSYSELARQMGMPQSARAVASAVAANPIAVAVPCHRVLRNDGSISGYRWGVERKRALLLREAQQCSPV; encoded by the coding sequence ATGCCCAGCCCTTCGCCTTCCCACTCTGCTGCCGACCTTCAAATAGATGAGCGCATCACGCAATGCTGTCGCTGGCTGGAGGCCGAAGAGCCCATGCCTGCGCTGGAAGAGCTGGCGCAGCGCCTAGGGCTCAGCCCCTGGCAGCTGCATCGTAGCTTCCAGCGCGCAACGGGGCTCACGCCCAAGGCCTACGCCAAAGCGAACCGCGGCAAGCATTTGCGTGCGGCGATGACGCCAGAGTCCAGCCAGTCGGTCACGGATGCTGCGTACCTGAGTGGCTATGAGGCCAGCAGCAGTTTTTATAAAGATGCCCCCGCCATGCTGGGCATGGCACCAAAAACCTATCGTCAGCGCGGGCAGCATCAGACGATACGGTTCGCACTGGCTGAATGCTCGCTGGGCAGCCTGCTGGTGGCCAGCACGGCGCAGGGCGTGTGCTGCGTGCTGCTGGGCGATGATCCGCAAATGCTGATTGAGGATTTGCAGCAGCGCTTCGCGGCGGCAGAGCTGATCGGGGCGGACGACCAGTACGAGCAGACCGTGGCCCAGGTGGTGAGCCTGATCGAGCAGCCCCGGCTGGGGTTGGCCCTGCCGCTGGATATTCAAGGCACAGCTTTTCAGCAGCGGGTCTGGCAGGCCTTGCAGAGGATTCCGGCGGGTCAGACCCTTAGCTATTCAGAGCTGGCGCGACAGATGGGCATGCCGCAGTCCGCCCGCGCCGTCGCCAGTGCCGTGGCGGCCAACCCGATAGCGGTGGCCGTGCCCTGCCACCGCGTGCTGCGCAATGATGGAAGCATCAGCGGATACCGCTGGGGCGTGGAGCGCAAGCGTGCATTGCTGCTGCGGGAAGCGCAGCAGTGCAGCCCGGTTTGA
- a CDS encoding DNA-3-methyladenine glycosylase 2: MQIECQQSLPQPYRWHEFLAFHGRDVQQRSELLQPQSRRLFKALIWHGQPALLVLQWDERQVQARLHWPESVVQDTDAHSQHQHQQFQALLQRMLGLTWPPSALLQAHGRHAELGPLLDRQRGLHVPASHTPFEALSWAIMGQQISVAVAVSLRRKLIEAAGLPLDALIQQQVPEAAHLLAYPDAEQVIQLSMDQLRALSFSQAKAQTLLSVARAVQEGLLPLDDWAQQSAQGLWNGQTVEVVAQQLLAMKGIGPWTVNYCLLRGYGWPDGSLHGDVAVRRAIGLLTCTDKPDARAASDWLEQFKPWRALVAAHLWASLADKSY, translated from the coding sequence ATGCAGATCGAATGCCAACAAAGCCTGCCTCAGCCCTATCGCTGGCATGAGTTTCTGGCTTTTCACGGACGGGATGTGCAGCAGCGCTCCGAGCTGCTGCAGCCCCAATCGCGGCGATTGTTCAAAGCTTTGATCTGGCATGGCCAGCCCGCCTTGCTGGTGCTGCAGTGGGATGAGCGCCAAGTCCAGGCACGGCTGCACTGGCCCGAAAGTGTGGTGCAAGACACGGATGCGCACAGTCAGCACCAGCACCAGCAATTTCAAGCCCTGTTGCAGCGCATGCTAGGTCTGACCTGGCCGCCCAGCGCATTGCTGCAAGCCCATGGTCGTCATGCCGAGCTGGGGCCGCTGCTGGATCGGCAGCGCGGGCTGCATGTGCCAGCATCGCACACACCATTTGAGGCGCTGAGCTGGGCCATCATGGGTCAGCAGATATCGGTAGCGGTCGCCGTCAGCCTGCGGCGCAAGCTGATCGAAGCAGCGGGCTTGCCGCTGGATGCACTGATTCAGCAGCAAGTGCCAGAAGCGGCGCATCTGCTGGCGTATCCCGATGCGGAGCAAGTGATACAGCTCAGTATGGATCAGCTGAGGGCCTTGAGCTTTTCCCAGGCAAAGGCTCAGACGCTGCTAAGCGTGGCGCGGGCGGTACAAGAGGGCTTGCTGCCGCTGGATGACTGGGCGCAGCAAAGCGCGCAGGGGCTGTGGAATGGGCAAACCGTAGAGGTCGTGGCCCAGCAGTTACTGGCCATGAAAGGCATTGGCCCGTGGACGGTGAATTACTGCCTGCTGCGTGGCTACGGTTGGCCCGACGGCAGCCTGCATGGCGATGTGGCCGTGCGCCGCGCCATCGGGCTGCTGACCTGCACCGACAAGCCCGATGCCCGCGCCGCCAGCGACTGGCTGGAGCAATTCAAGCCTTGGCGCGCGCTGGTGGCTGCGCACCTGTGGGCTTCGCTGGCTGACAAATCCTACTGA
- a CDS encoding helix-turn-helix domain-containing protein, whose protein sequence is MNSTTASEASEQDALFGAAVRARRAQLGITLDQLAQACGVSPGALSRVERGLLATSLRNAMAIARGLGCELGELVQSTPTAHITRAGENLRFVDEASGVERLALASPSAGVSLVHYRFPPRAVSSHFAAHRAGTREVFHVLEGSIEVFTAQEQVLLHAGDTATLVVDSEHRLANAADTTARLLLLVLSPLA, encoded by the coding sequence TTGAACTCCACCACCGCATCGGAAGCATCGGAGCAGGATGCGCTTTTCGGCGCCGCCGTACGCGCGCGCCGCGCGCAGCTGGGCATCACGCTGGACCAGCTGGCACAGGCCTGCGGTGTCTCACCGGGAGCCCTTTCACGCGTGGAACGGGGCCTGCTGGCCACCAGCTTGCGAAATGCCATGGCCATTGCGCGCGGTCTGGGCTGCGAGCTGGGCGAGCTGGTCCAAAGCACGCCGACCGCACATATCACGCGCGCCGGCGAGAACCTGCGCTTTGTCGATGAGGCCAGCGGCGTAGAGCGCCTGGCCCTGGCCAGCCCCAGTGCAGGCGTGAGCCTGGTGCATTACCGCTTTCCGCCGCGCGCCGTCTCCAGCCACTTCGCAGCCCACCGCGCCGGCACGCGCGAGGTCTTTCATGTGCTGGAAGGCAGCATCGAGGTCTTTACCGCGCAAGAGCAGGTGCTGCTGCATGCAGGCGACACCGCCACGCTGGTGGTGGACAGCGAGCATCGCCTGGCCAATGCCGCCGACACTACCGCGCGCCTGCTGCTGCTGGTGCTTTCGCCCCTGGCCTGA
- a CDS encoding L-lactate permease, producing MYMLLSALPVVSVIAALLAGWRSLYAALVGVAAALLAITMAFAQPASTWVAAAIHWSPVLLEVVLIVGGGLLLSEVLRQSGAQKALADWLLLRAGSGTGAVLLVVHGITPFAESVTGFGVGVTIGIPLLAHFGLPARKVALIGLLGLCAVPWGSMGPGTLVAATMADLSFKDLGQASALVSMIPFVITGMVASGLASAPGRLSLALLQGLLSGLLLTAAVALMNAVAGTAPAGALGALVVVGFHLLRMRRPQQAQPLHPLGRRALAAYVLLLGGVLVAGVLVRALGLPGLWHGLASPGLWLLLAAGFFARGLPERESLQRVWRSWAQVAPVTALFITLGVLMAVSGMAAQLAHALAQSGPLYLLAAPFVGALGGFVTGSNTGANAMFAATQAEIARALNAPLLPFMAVHNVSASLLLMASPGKVEMAVQLVPEGTAQRRWVQQSVLAVDLVAVALMGLLNLVWARV from the coding sequence ATGTACATGCTTCTGAGCGCCTTGCCCGTGGTCAGCGTCATTGCCGCGCTGCTGGCGGGATGGCGATCGCTTTATGCCGCCCTGGTGGGTGTGGCGGCAGCGCTTCTGGCCATTACCATGGCATTTGCACAGCCTGCATCGACCTGGGTGGCGGCTGCCATTCACTGGTCACCGGTGTTGCTGGAGGTGGTGCTGATTGTGGGCGGCGGCTTGCTGCTGTCCGAGGTGCTGCGCCAGTCGGGCGCACAAAAGGCCTTGGCCGACTGGCTGCTACTGCGCGCGGGCAGCGGCACAGGGGCCGTGCTGCTGGTGGTGCATGGCATCACGCCGTTTGCCGAGTCGGTCACCGGCTTTGGCGTGGGCGTGACCATCGGCATTCCGCTGCTGGCGCACTTCGGCCTGCCGGCACGCAAGGTGGCTCTCATCGGCCTGCTGGGCCTGTGCGCCGTGCCCTGGGGATCAATGGGGCCGGGCACTCTGGTGGCGGCCACCATGGCCGATCTGTCGTTCAAGGATCTGGGTCAAGCCTCGGCGCTGGTCAGCATGATTCCGTTTGTCATCACTGGCATGGTGGCCTCCGGGCTGGCCAGTGCACCCGGTCGCCTGAGCCTTGCATTGCTGCAGGGCCTGCTGTCCGGCCTGTTGCTGACGGCGGCGGTGGCGCTGATGAATGCCGTGGCCGGTACGGCACCTGCGGGTGCGTTGGGGGCCTTGGTTGTGGTGGGCTTTCATTTGCTGCGCATGCGCCGGCCTCAGCAGGCTCAGCCCTTGCATCCCTTGGGGCGACGTGCGCTGGCGGCCTATGTGTTGCTTCTGGGTGGGGTGCTGGTGGCCGGGGTGCTGGTGCGAGCCTTGGGTTTGCCCGGCCTCTGGCATGGACTGGCTTCACCGGGCTTGTGGCTGCTGCTGGCCGCTGGCTTTTTCGCACGGGGTTTGCCGGAGCGCGAATCGCTGCAGCGCGTCTGGCGTTCCTGGGCTCAGGTCGCACCGGTGACGGCGCTGTTCATCACATTGGGGGTGTTGATGGCGGTCTCGGGCATGGCCGCACAGCTGGCGCATGCGCTGGCTCAGAGCGGACCTCTGTACCTGCTGGCCGCCCCTTTTGTCGGGGCGCTGGGCGGTTTTGTGACCGGCTCCAACACCGGTGCCAATGCCATGTTTGCCGCTACCCAGGCTGAGATCGCCCGTGCGCTGAATGCACCGCTGTTGCCCTTTATGGCCGTGCATAACGTCAGCGCTTCGCTATTGCTCATGGCTTCGCCCGGCAAGGTGGAGATGGCGGTGCAACTGGTGCCCGAGGGCACTGCCCAGCGGCGCTGGGTGCAGCAAAGCGTGCTGGCCGTGGATCTGGTCGCTGTGGCGCTGATGGGGCTGCTCAACCTGGTCTGGGCCAGGGTTTGA
- the kynU gene encoding kynureninase produces the protein MTTLQDCQALDTQDTLRPLRERFALPEGVIYLDGNSLGAQPKSAAARAAEVVMQQWGQDLITSWNKAGWITLPERLGNQFAPWLGVGEGELVFTDTTSINLYKVLSAAARIAREDAPDRKKLISERSNFPTDLYIAQSICQEYGLELVLLEPEEIAAALQTDVAISMLTHVNYRTGAMHDMAGVTADAHAKGILCVWDLCHSAGAVPIDLKGADADFAVGCSYKYLNGGPGSPAFVWAHPRLINRFWQPLSGWFGHADPFKFVPDYHPAQGIQRYLCGTQPMISMSVLQCGIDIYTEAEQFGGMAALRAKSLALTDLFIKLVEERCQGYGLGLATPRDHAQRGSQVCLTRDEGLGVDGQGSGAYAIVQALIARGVIGDFRKGDGGTGKHKDILRFGFTPLYVGFEDVWHAVEHLRQVLESGEWKKAEFNTINAVT, from the coding sequence ATGACTACTTTGCAAGACTGCCAGGCGCTGGACACCCAGGACACACTGCGCCCGCTGCGCGAGCGCTTTGCCCTGCCCGAGGGTGTGATTTATCTGGACGGTAACTCTCTGGGCGCCCAGCCCAAGAGCGCTGCCGCCCGCGCTGCAGAAGTGGTGATGCAGCAATGGGGCCAGGACCTCATCACCTCCTGGAACAAGGCCGGCTGGATCACCCTGCCCGAGAGACTGGGCAACCAGTTCGCCCCTTGGCTGGGCGTGGGCGAAGGTGAGCTGGTGTTTACCGACACCACCTCCATCAACCTCTACAAAGTGCTCAGCGCTGCAGCGCGCATTGCCCGCGAAGATGCGCCTGACCGCAAAAAACTCATTAGCGAGCGCAGCAACTTCCCCACCGACCTCTACATCGCCCAATCCATCTGCCAGGAATATGGGCTGGAGCTGGTGCTGCTGGAGCCCGAAGAAATCGCCGCTGCGCTGCAAACCGATGTGGCGATTTCCATGCTCACCCATGTCAACTACCGCACCGGTGCCATGCATGACATGGCTGGCGTCACAGCTGACGCGCATGCCAAGGGCATTCTCTGTGTCTGGGACCTGTGCCACAGCGCAGGTGCCGTGCCAATCGACCTCAAGGGTGCAGACGCCGACTTTGCTGTCGGCTGCAGCTACAAATACCTGAACGGCGGCCCCGGCTCGCCCGCCTTTGTCTGGGCGCACCCCCGCCTCATCAACCGTTTCTGGCAGCCGCTGTCGGGCTGGTTCGGCCATGCCGACCCCTTCAAGTTTGTGCCCGACTACCACCCGGCCCAAGGCATTCAGCGCTACCTGTGCGGCACGCAGCCCATGATCAGCATGAGCGTGCTGCAGTGCGGAATCGACATTTACACCGAAGCCGAACAGTTCGGTGGCATGGCAGCGCTGCGCGCCAAGTCTCTGGCCCTGACCGATCTGTTCATCAAGCTGGTTGAAGAACGCTGCCAAGGCTACGGTCTAGGTTTAGCCACCCCGCGCGACCATGCACAGCGCGGCTCGCAGGTCTGCCTGACACGCGACGAAGGTCTGGGTGTAGATGGCCAGGGCAGCGGCGCTTACGCCATTGTTCAGGCCTTGATTGCCCGTGGCGTGATTGGCGACTTCCGCAAGGGAGACGGCGGTACCGGCAAGCACAAAGACATTCTTCGTTTCGGCTTCACGCCGCTATACGTGGGCTTTGAAGATGTCTGGCACGCCGTCGAGCATCTGCGCCAGGTGCTGGAATCGGGCGAGTGGAAGAAGGCCGAGTTCAACACCATCAATGCGGTGACCTGA
- the kynB gene encoding arylformamidase: protein MTRQLWDISPAIHPAAPVFPGDTPYSQEWVASIGPGCPVNVSAIHLSPHVGAHADAPLHYDPQGTAIGMVDLDAFLGPCRVIHAMGCGPLIEWQHIEHAINASLPQRVLVRTYQQAPTGWDPDLAAYAPETVQKLADLGVQLIGIDTASIDPASSKTLDSHMVIRQRNLRVLENLVLDDVAEGDYELIALPLKLTEADASPVRAILRALA, encoded by the coding sequence ATGACACGCCAACTCTGGGACATTTCCCCCGCCATTCACCCTGCCGCGCCGGTCTTTCCGGGTGATACGCCTTATAGCCAGGAATGGGTCGCCAGCATTGGCCCGGGTTGCCCAGTCAATGTCAGCGCCATTCACCTCTCGCCCCATGTGGGTGCGCATGCCGATGCACCGCTGCATTACGACCCACAGGGCACCGCCATTGGCATGGTGGATCTGGATGCCTTTCTCGGCCCCTGCCGCGTCATTCATGCCATGGGCTGCGGGCCGCTGATCGAGTGGCAGCATATTGAACATGCCATCAACGCCAGCCTGCCCCAGCGCGTGCTGGTACGCACCTATCAGCAGGCCCCCACTGGCTGGGACCCTGATCTGGCCGCCTATGCACCTGAGACCGTGCAAAAGCTAGCCGACCTGGGCGTCCAGCTCATCGGCATCGACACCGCCAGCATCGACCCGGCCAGCAGCAAGACGCTGGACAGCCACATGGTCATCCGCCAGCGCAATCTGCGCGTTCTCGAAAATCTGGTGCTCGACGATGTGGCCGAAGGCGACTACGAGCTGATCGCCCTGCCCCTCAAACTCACCGAAGCCGATGCATCGCCGGTGAGAGCCATTTTGCGGGCCTTGGCGTGA
- a CDS encoding amino acid permease yields the protein MANFDSIQQRETGLQPHLNSAQMTMIAIGGAIGTGLFMGSAFAIGFAGPSVLISYAIGAFIGLLLMGCLAEMTVAHPTSGSFGAYAEHYISPLAGFVVRYAYWGAVVLAVGMEVTAVGKYMAYWFPAVDQWVWVLLFSVLLAAVNATSVKAFGQVEYWFSMVKVIAIVAFILIAAYVVFGTRPAGVGFDNYFVDGGFFPNGWWGTWVGVIVAIFSYLSLESIAIAAGEAQNPKQAVTRAFRSTVLRLVLFYLLSLALMLAIVPWSHASTDKSPFVKVMEILQIPGAAAALNFVVLLASLSAMNSQLYVTSRMMFSLSRGGYAPKRLSRLSKSGVPLGAIAVSCLGMAVAMVLNVFKPKESLELMMSIAMFGAMFAWFMVFVTHLFFRPRWQREHPGQKLEFRMWGFPVLTLIGALLMAGVIVTTLFTKEFHTTTLVGVPFLIVLILIYALWYRKKKVSP from the coding sequence ATTGGCTTTGCCGGCCCCAGCGTGCTCATCAGCTACGCCATCGGCGCCTTCATCGGCCTGCTGCTCATGGGCTGCCTAGCCGAGATGACGGTAGCCCACCCTACTTCCGGTTCCTTCGGTGCCTATGCCGAACACTACATCAGCCCCCTGGCCGGCTTTGTGGTGCGCTACGCCTACTGGGGCGCCGTGGTGCTGGCCGTGGGCATGGAGGTCACGGCCGTGGGCAAGTACATGGCCTACTGGTTCCCTGCCGTCGATCAATGGGTGTGGGTGCTGCTGTTCTCCGTACTGCTGGCCGCCGTCAACGCCACCAGCGTCAAGGCCTTTGGTCAGGTGGAGTACTGGTTCTCCATGGTCAAGGTCATTGCCATCGTGGCCTTTATCCTGATCGCCGCCTATGTGGTGTTTGGCACGCGGCCCGCAGGCGTGGGCTTTGACAACTACTTTGTCGACGGCGGCTTCTTCCCCAATGGCTGGTGGGGCACCTGGGTGGGTGTGATCGTGGCCATCTTCAGCTACCTGAGTCTGGAGTCCATCGCCATTGCAGCGGGTGAAGCCCAGAACCCCAAGCAAGCCGTCACCCGTGCCTTCCGCAGCACGGTCCTGCGTCTGGTGCTGTTCTATCTGCTGTCGCTGGCGCTCATGCTGGCCATCGTGCCCTGGAGCCACGCCAGCACAGACAAGAGCCCGTTCGTGAAGGTGATGGAGATTCTGCAGATCCCCGGCGCGGCGGCTGCTCTCAACTTTGTAGTGCTGCTGGCCTCTCTTTCGGCCATGAACAGCCAGCTCTATGTCACCTCGCGCATGATGTTCAGCCTCTCTCGTGGCGGCTATGCGCCCAAGCGCTTGAGCCGGCTCAGCAAAAGCGGCGTGCCACTGGGCGCGATTGCCGTGTCTTGCCTTGGCATGGCCGTGGCCATGGTGCTCAATGTCTTCAAGCCAAAGGAGTCGCTGGAGCTGATGATGTCCATTGCCATGTTCGGTGCCATGTTTGCGTGGTTCATGGTGTTTGTGACGCACCTGTTCTTCCGTCCTCGCTGGCAGCGCGAGCACCCAGGCCAGAAGCTCGAATTCCGCATGTGGGGCTTTCCGGTGCTGACGCTGATCGGCGCGCTTCTGATGGCGGGCGTGATCGTCACCACGCTGTTTACCAAGGAGTTCCATACGACAACGCTGGTGGGTGTGCCGTTCCTCATCGTCCTCATCCTCATCTATGCTTTGTGGTACAGAAAGAAGAAAGTTAGCCCCTGA